Below is a window of Congzhengia minquanensis DNA.
ACCACGGGCCGCGGCAAAATTATTATGCGGGCCCGCACAGAAATTGAGCAGATGGCCCACGACAAAGAGCGCATAGTAGTAACCGAGCTGCCCTATCAGGTGAACAAGGCGCGGCTGATTGAAAAGATTGCGGAACTGGTGAAGGACAAGCGTGTGGACGGTATTTCCGATATCCGCGATGAGTCTGACCGCGAAGGCATGCGCATGGTAATAGAGCTGAAGCGCGACGCCAACGCCAGCGTAATTTTAAACCAGCTTTATAAATTTACGCAGCTGCAGGACACGTTTTCCATCAACATGCTGGCCTTGGTGGACAACCAGCCGAAAACACTTTCGCTGCGGGAAATGCTGGACCACTATATCCGGTTCCAGGAATCTGTTATTGTGCGCCGCTCAAAATATGACTTAAAGAAAGCGGAAGCCCGGGCCCACATTTTAGACGGCCTGCGGATAGCGTTGGACAACATTGACGAGATTATCTCCATCATCCGCTCCAGCTACAACGACGCAAAGGCAAACTTAATGGAACGGTTCTCGTTCTCCGACGTTCAAGCACAGGCCATTTTAGACATGCGCCTGGCGCGTTTGCAGGGCTTAGAGCGCGAGAAAATCGACAACGAATATGCGGAGCTGATGAAGCAGATTGAATATTTAAACCAGGTGCTTTCCGACGAACACCTGGTGTTGGATATTGTGAAAAACGAGCTGATTGCCATCCGCGATAAATATGGCGACGAACGCAGAAGCGAAATTACCGCCTATGCCGATGAAATTAACATTGAAGATTTAATCGACGAGGAAGAAGTGGTTATCACCTTAACCCATTTTGGGTATGTAAAGCGCCTGCCGGTGGACACTTACAAATCTCAGCGCCGCGGCGGCAGGGGCGTTACAGGCATCACCACCAGGGAGGAGGATTTTGTGGAAAAGCTGTTTGTAACCAGCACCCACAACCACATTTTGTTCTTCTCCTCAAAGGGCAAGATGTATCGCCTGAAAGCCTACGAAATTCCGGAGGCCGGCAGGCAGGCAAAGGGCACAGCCATTGTAAACCTTTTGCAGCTTGACTCCGACGAAAAAATCACCGCGGCCATCACCCTGCGCCAATTCGAAGAAGGAAAATATCTGTTCTTCGGCACAAAGCACGGCGTGGTGAAAAAGTCTGACCTTTTGATGTATAACACCGCAAGAAAAGGCGGTTTGGCAGCTATCGTGCTGGACGAAGACGACGAACTGATTAACGTGCGTCTGTCCGACGGGAACGACGATATTATCTTAAGCACCTTCGGCGGCATGTGTATCCGCTTTAACGAAGCCGATGTGCGCCCCATGGGCAGAGTGTCCCGCGGGGTGCGCGGCATAAAGCTTTCTGACGGCGACTATGTTGTTGGCATGAGCGCGGCCAGCGAAGGCGACGATTTACTGGTGGTAACGGAAAATGGCTTCGGCAAAAAAACGCCGCTGACTGAATATAAAACTCAAACCAGGGGCGGCAAGGGTGTAACCACCTACCGTATCTCGGACGCTACCGGCAACATTGCCGGCATAACGGTGGTCAGCGAGTCTGACGACATTATGCTCATCACCTCTGAAGGCGTGGTAATCCGCATGAAAACGCGGGAAATCAGCAGAATTGGAAGACTTACCAAGGGCGTAAGGCTCATGCGGTTAGACGATAACGTTTCGGTGGTTTCCATTGCCCGCACTGACGAGGAAGAGGACGAAGAAACCGAAACCGTTTCCCCTGAGGAAACTGTTGGCGAATATGTGCCGGACGAAGCGGATAACGAGGAAGAAACAGCAGAAGAACCAGACACAGAAGAATAAAATAACACAAAAGCGTGGTAAACTTACCACGCTTTTGTTATCTGTTTACGGTGTAACATACACCGTTTTATTGTCTGTATAAATTACCATGCCCGGAGCCGCTCCCGCAGGCTTTTTCACAAACTTTACCAGCGTATAGTCCACCGGCACGTTCTGGGAATGTTTTGCCTTGGAATATTTTGCGGCCAGTTCCGCCGCCTCTAAAATTGCGGTTTCAGAAAACACTTTCCCATGCTCATACCGCAAAATTACATGGGAGCCATGAATGTCCTTTGTATGAAACCACAGATCGGCATTTTTGGCAGTTTTCAGCGTTAAAACATCATTCTGCTTGTTATTTTTGCCCACCAGCACAGTAAAGCCGTCAGAGGTTTGAAACTCCATTGGCTTTGACAACGCCTGCTTTTTCTTATTTTTCTCCGTACGTTTAACATATCCCTGCTCATAAAGTTCCTGAGAAATTTCCGCCAAATCCTGCACGGTTTCCGCAAATGAGAGTTCCTCCTCAACCGACTCTAAATAAGAAAGCTCCGCCCTTGTTTTTTTCAGCTGGCTGGTAATTTCTGCTTTGGCGGTTTTCGCCTTGGCATATTTTTTAAAATACCGCTGTGCGTTCTCTGAAGGCGACATGCGCGTATCTAAAGGAATGGTAACAGTTTTTAAAGTTTCGTCGTAAAAATCCTCCACTACGGCGGACTTGTCACCTTTATTAATCCGATAGAGGTTTGCCGTAATCAGCTCACCGTATTTTTTATATTTGTCTAAATTGTCGGTGTCGGAAAGCTCTGCCAACTGAACGGAAAGCTTTTTGGCACACCGCTCAATGTTGGTAGACACCAGCTTCGTAAGTCTTGCGCTTCTGTGCGCCATTCGCTCTTTCGCGTCCCGTTCGGCGTAAAACGCCTCCACAATCTGCGACATAGACTCATTTTGCACCACTTGCGCCGCGCCGCCGTATTGGGTGATGTTAACCGCCGCAAACTCAAAGGGTTTTCCTGTGTCCTTGCCAACCAGATAGCAGGGCGAAAACTTTTGCTCTGCCGCCGCTTGAAACACTGTGTAACAGCTGGTAGCAAGCTCTAATTTTTGTGAAAAGTCCAGTTCCC
It encodes the following:
- a CDS encoding Rqc2 family fibronectin-binding protein, which encodes MAMDGFSVAALTFEINKELSGAKPDKIQQTESDELLISFFGPNGQKKLRLTANASVARVCLTEDKKQSPKTAPLFCMLLRKHLSGARLKEVTQPGFERVMVLTFDGTDEFGDPCEKRLVAELMGRHSNLILVGADGRVIDAARHVDFSVSSVRQILPGLAYQSPPPQNKRNPIECDLNTILEALKQADGKEKIDRAVLGLFRGVSPLIAREICIRTFTNCDKFLGELDFSQKLELATSCYTVFQAAAEQKFSPCYLVGKDTGKPFEFAAVNITQYGGAAQVVQNESMSQIVEAFYAERDAKERMAHRSARLTKLVSTNIERCAKKLSVQLAELSDTDNLDKYKKYGELITANLYRINKGDKSAVVEDFYDETLKTVTIPLDTRMSPSENAQRYFKKYAKAKTAKAEITSQLKKTRAELSYLESVEEELSFAETVQDLAEISQELYEQGYVKRTEKNKKKQALSKPMEFQTSDGFTVLVGKNNKQNDVLTLKTAKNADLWFHTKDIHGSHVILRYEHGKVFSETAILEAAELAAKYSKAKHSQNVPVDYTLVKFVKKPAGAAPGMVIYTDNKTVYVTP
- the gyrA gene encoding DNA gyrase subunit A; the protein is MLEDALQNIINVDLNKEMKKSYIDYSMSVIVGRALPDVRDGLKPVHRRILYTMYEAGLTPDKPYKKCAATVGDVLGKYHPHGDAAVYDSLVRMAQDFSLRYPMVDGHGNFGSVDGDPPAAYRYTEAKMSKLSLEMLTDIEKDTVDFIPNYDENLKEPVVLPSRFPSLLVNGSSGIAVGMATNIPPHNLTEVINGIVAVIDNPEIDTDELLSYIKGPDFPTAGIIMGLGGIRSAYTTGRGKIIMRARTEIEQMAHDKERIVVTELPYQVNKARLIEKIAELVKDKRVDGISDIRDESDREGMRMVIELKRDANASVILNQLYKFTQLQDTFSINMLALVDNQPKTLSLREMLDHYIRFQESVIVRRSKYDLKKAEARAHILDGLRIALDNIDEIISIIRSSYNDAKANLMERFSFSDVQAQAILDMRLARLQGLEREKIDNEYAELMKQIEYLNQVLSDEHLVLDIVKNELIAIRDKYGDERRSEITAYADEINIEDLIDEEEVVITLTHFGYVKRLPVDTYKSQRRGGRGVTGITTREEDFVEKLFVTSTHNHILFFSSKGKMYRLKAYEIPEAGRQAKGTAIVNLLQLDSDEKITAAITLRQFEEGKYLFFGTKHGVVKKSDLLMYNTARKGGLAAIVLDEDDELINVRLSDGNDDIILSTFGGMCIRFNEADVRPMGRVSRGVRGIKLSDGDYVVGMSAASEGDDLLVVTENGFGKKTPLTEYKTQTRGGKGVTTYRISDATGNIAGITVVSESDDIMLITSEGVVIRMKTREISRIGRLTKGVRLMRLDDNVSVVSIARTDEEEDEETETVSPEETVGEYVPDEADNEEETAEEPDTEE